One part of the Chryseobacterium sp. 7 genome encodes these proteins:
- a CDS encoding DUF6705 family protein: MKTININTTILFCLLISFLSCKAQTTLPLNTSLNEIPANSYLKDLNNELNSYTGAFQANFQGKNIILYITKIENKVQKSSQKTYYSDILDIKYIIKNSSGIVLQDTKNNNIPSINLYSIGTKPYDNSAIFFYSGTNCRVGWGKIILKKINSTQLSWEYRPNDIILDNSKCPQGTDINIYLPETKDLIFTKQ; encoded by the coding sequence ATGAAAACAATAAATATCAACACAACAATACTTTTTTGTCTTTTAATAAGCTTTTTATCTTGTAAAGCACAAACAACACTCCCTTTAAACACTTCTTTAAATGAAATTCCTGCTAATTCTTATTTAAAAGATTTAAATAATGAACTAAATTCATATACTGGAGCATTTCAAGCTAATTTTCAAGGGAAAAATATAATCCTATATATCACAAAAATTGAAAATAAAGTACAAAAAAGCTCACAAAAAACCTATTATTCAGATATTTTAGACATAAAGTATATTATTAAAAATTCTTCTGGTATTGTTTTGCAAGATACCAAGAATAATAATATTCCCTCAATAAACCTTTACAGTATAGGAACAAAACCTTATGATAATTCTGCTATATTCTTTTATAGTGGTACAAATTGTCGTGTCGGTTGGGGGAAAATAATTCTAAAAAAGATAAATTCTACACAACTTTCATGGGAATATCGACCTAACGATATAATTCTTGATAATAGTAAATGCCCACAAGGAACAGATATTAACATTTATCTTCCAGAAACAAAAGACTTGATTTTTACTAAACAATAA